A single window of Acinetobacter wuhouensis DNA harbors:
- a CDS encoding insulinase family protein, whose amino-acid sequence MTVDVTETLAQTVHPAFQLVRQHHVDALDILVSEYKHKVTGAMHYHLATDHDENVFLVAFRTQPMDSKGEAHILEHTALCGSEKFPVRDPFFLMIRRSLNTFMNAFTAADWTAYPFATQNKKDFQNLLEVYMDAAFAANLNPLDFAQEGIRIELENGEPVYKGVVFNEMKGAMSSPSDQLYHQLAHHLFPKTTYHYNSGGDPKDIPDLTYDELVAFYKSHYHPSNAIFMTFGDEPAYKLQEQFEKLALSKFGKGETIYSKEEQRLTAPIEVEETYAVDAEDLKDKTYHILSWLLPKTSDVKLRLGMRLVEGILLENSASPLRHYLETCGYAQSTGPIMGVDDSNYEMTFYCGVQGSNPEHAETFKNGVLNILKDVASKPVDQEMVDAILHQIELHQREIGGDGTPYGLTLILNGLGSAIHHNDPIETWDVDTAIANVKEELRDPMWLSNLIQTHLLDNPHRVQMTLVPDATKSAKEAEDEKARLAKIGATLTEADKAEINAQTEALKIRQETPDDLNLLPKVGLEDIPAELAIVQGQLREVISNGIDMPLNLYHAGTNGIYYQQVLIQIPQQIVQSPYFNLLSILMGEVGAGEYDYLAFQQLQTAVSGGLGMGASLRSKTDDKGQISAWLTLTTKSLTNKFDAIQLLKLAFEKLRFDEKDRIIELLQQRKTRWASRLSGSGHSYAMQIASRNMSALAKRDYDNTGLGALNWLGDLVSKIEKDEAAYDALIDELKAIHRGLMLAPKQFLLVCEEHHSERLVEEVQNVWDKLDVDQSPVYLTEVEPESGNLDQAWLIQANVQFCASAYQAVDVAHPDAAPLMVLAGYLRNGFLHSAIREKGGAYGGGASYDGNACSFRFYSYRDPRLAETFADFEASLDWLLNKEQQAYQLEEAILGLVSSMDKPGSPAGEAITACYSLLHGRTPAFRKQLRERLLSVTLDDLKRVTQTYLLEQKPVRAVVAPVAKKETLEQLGFEIKKVN is encoded by the coding sequence ATGACTGTAGATGTCACTGAAACCTTAGCCCAAACTGTACATCCTGCGTTTCAGCTGGTACGTCAACACCATGTAGATGCTTTAGACATTTTAGTGTCTGAATATAAACATAAAGTGACTGGTGCAATGCACTACCATTTAGCAACTGATCATGATGAAAATGTCTTTTTAGTTGCATTCCGCACTCAGCCGATGGATTCCAAAGGTGAGGCACACATTCTTGAACATACAGCACTATGTGGTTCAGAAAAATTCCCAGTACGTGACCCATTCTTTCTGATGATTCGTCGTTCATTAAATACATTTATGAATGCGTTTACTGCGGCAGATTGGACAGCGTATCCATTTGCAACACAAAATAAGAAAGATTTCCAAAACTTACTTGAAGTCTATATGGATGCAGCCTTTGCAGCTAATTTGAATCCTTTGGATTTTGCCCAAGAAGGTATTCGTATTGAGCTTGAAAATGGTGAACCTGTTTATAAAGGTGTGGTTTTCAATGAAATGAAAGGGGCAATGAGTTCTCCTTCAGATCAGCTTTATCATCAATTGGCACATCATTTATTCCCGAAAACCACTTATCACTACAATTCAGGTGGTGACCCTAAAGATATTCCAGACTTAACTTACGATGAGTTAGTGGCTTTCTATAAATCACATTATCATCCAAGTAATGCAATTTTTATGACTTTTGGTGATGAGCCTGCATATAAATTGCAAGAACAGTTTGAAAAATTAGCACTGTCTAAGTTTGGCAAAGGCGAAACCATTTATTCCAAAGAAGAGCAACGTTTAACAGCACCAATCGAAGTTGAAGAAACTTATGCAGTCGATGCGGAAGATCTAAAAGATAAAACTTATCATATTCTTTCTTGGTTATTGCCAAAAACGAGTGATGTCAAATTACGTTTAGGCATGCGTTTGGTTGAAGGTATTTTGCTGGAAAACTCAGCTTCACCATTACGTCATTATTTAGAAACATGTGGTTATGCGCAGTCTACAGGTCCAATCATGGGTGTCGATGATTCGAACTACGAAATGACATTCTATTGTGGTGTGCAAGGTTCAAATCCTGAACATGCTGAAACGTTTAAAAATGGCGTACTCAATATTCTCAAAGATGTAGCATCTAAACCTGTAGACCAAGAGATGGTGGATGCGATTTTACATCAAATCGAATTACATCAACGCGAGATTGGCGGTGATGGTACACCTTATGGCTTAACTTTGATTCTGAATGGTTTAGGCAGTGCAATTCATCACAATGATCCAATTGAAACTTGGGATGTGGACACAGCGATTGCCAATGTCAAAGAAGAACTCAGAGATCCAATGTGGTTGTCGAATTTGATTCAAACGCATTTATTGGATAATCCACATCGTGTACAAATGACATTGGTACCAGATGCGACCAAGTCTGCCAAAGAAGCTGAAGATGAAAAAGCACGTTTGGCGAAGATTGGTGCAACTTTAACTGAAGCAGATAAAGCTGAGATTAATGCACAAACTGAAGCCTTAAAAATTCGTCAAGAAACCCCAGATGATTTGAATTTGTTGCCTAAAGTAGGCTTGGAAGATATTCCTGCTGAACTTGCAATTGTGCAAGGGCAACTGCGTGAAGTGATTTCCAATGGTATTGATATGCCATTGAACTTATATCATGCAGGAACCAATGGAATTTACTATCAACAAGTTTTGATTCAAATTCCACAGCAAATTGTTCAATCTCCATACTTCAATTTATTATCAATTTTGATGGGCGAAGTGGGTGCAGGTGAATACGACTATTTAGCATTCCAACAACTGCAAACTGCAGTGAGTGGTGGCTTGGGCATGGGTGCATCACTGCGCTCTAAAACCGATGATAAAGGTCAAATCAGTGCATGGTTAACTTTAACCACTAAATCACTGACTAATAAATTCGATGCGATTCAATTGCTTAAATTGGCTTTTGAAAAACTTCGTTTTGATGAAAAAGACCGTATTATTGAATTATTGCAACAACGTAAAACGCGTTGGGCTTCACGTTTATCGGGTTCTGGTCATAGCTATGCAATGCAAATTGCTTCTCGTAATATGAGTGCATTGGCGAAGCGCGATTATGACAATACTGGTTTAGGTGCTTTAAATTGGTTAGGTGATTTAGTCAGCAAAATCGAGAAAGATGAAGCTGCTTATGATGCTTTGATTGATGAATTAAAAGCGATTCATCGTGGCTTGATGCTTGCACCGAAACAATTCTTATTGGTCTGTGAAGAACATCATTCAGAGCGTTTAGTCGAAGAAGTGCAAAACGTTTGGGATAAATTAGACGTTGATCAATCACCTGTTTATTTAACAGAAGTTGAACCTGAGAGCGGTAACCTAGATCAAGCATGGTTGATCCAAGCCAATGTACAATTCTGTGCATCTGCTTACCAAGCGGTGGATGTTGCACATCCTGATGCTGCACCGTTGATGGTGTTGGCAGGCTATTTGCGTAATGGTTTCTTACATAGTGCGATTCGTGAAAAAGGTGGTGCATACGGTGGTGGTGCAAGCTACGATGGTAATGCATGTTCATTCCGTTTCTATAGCTATCGTGATCCGCGTTTAGCTGAAACTTTCGCTGACTTTGAAGCCAGTCTGGATTGGTTGTTGAATAAAGAACAACAAGCTTATCAACTTGAAGAAGCAATTTTAGGTTTGGTTTCAAGTATGGATAAACCAGGTTCTCCAGCGGGTGAGGCGATTACGGCTTGTTATTCATTGCTTCATGGACGTACACCAGCATTTAGAAAGCAATTACGTGAGCGCTTACTTAGCGTTACACTAGATGACCTTAAACGTGTGACACAAACCTATTTGCTTGAACAGAAACCTGTAAGAGCTGTGGTTGCTCCAGTAGCGAAAAAAGAAACTTTGGAACAATTAGGGTTTGAAATAAAAAAAGTGAATTAA
- a CDS encoding GNAT family N-acetyltransferase: protein MEILIQQAEQLPENIQDLVIASKKEGFEMIQRLVDEYEQGTNRFDRKGEFLLTAYVDNKLVGCGGLNIQFSEDAETNQNPSTQRKIGRVRRFYVLPEYRREGVAKRLLQELEKRAKPQFSALCLHTDINHAVQFYTKQNYVFVEHHPSYNYFKYLV, encoded by the coding sequence ATGGAAATTTTAATTCAACAAGCAGAACAGTTACCTGAGAATATTCAAGATTTAGTGATTGCCTCAAAAAAAGAAGGTTTTGAAATGATTCAACGCTTAGTTGATGAATATGAACAAGGCACGAATCGTTTTGATCGCAAGGGTGAATTTCTATTAACTGCCTATGTCGACAATAAATTAGTCGGTTGTGGCGGTTTAAATATTCAATTTAGTGAAGATGCTGAAACCAATCAAAACCCAAGTACGCAACGTAAGATTGGACGTGTACGTCGTTTTTATGTTTTACCTGAATATCGCCGTGAAGGAGTGGCAAAGCGTCTATTACAAGAGTTAGAGAAAAGAGCCAAGCCACAATTTTCAGCTTTGTGTCTACATACAGACATTAATCACGCTGTTCAGTTTTATACCAAACAGAATTACGTCTTTGTAGAGCATCACCCAAGTTATAACTATTTTAAATACTTGGTTTAG
- a CDS encoding Rieske (2Fe-2S) protein, which yields MTEEIEERKARAFDTMTGDTIFITQRDGAFYAYQNVCPHLQTELEFLENQFLDQDGEYIQCSTHGALFDVETGECISGPCLGDKLEKVNITVHSDGGIYIEGE from the coding sequence ATGACAGAAGAAATCGAAGAACGTAAAGCACGTGCCTTCGATACCATGACAGGTGATACGATTTTCATCACTCAACGTGATGGTGCATTCTATGCCTATCAAAATGTCTGCCCGCACTTGCAAACTGAACTTGAGTTTTTGGAAAATCAGTTTCTAGATCAAGATGGCGAATATATTCAATGCTCAACACACGGCGCATTGTTTGATGTTGAAACGGGTGAATGCATTTCTGGGCCATGCTTAGGCGACAAACTCGAAAAAGTAAACATTACCGTTCATTCTGATGGTGGTATTTACATCGAAGGCGAATAA
- the cydX gene encoding cytochrome bd-I oxidase subunit CydX: MWYFAWILGILMACFAGVLSALYIEHHQDLDEE, translated from the coding sequence ATGTGGTATTTCGCTTGGATTCTTGGGATTTTGATGGCATGTTTTGCAGGTGTTTTAAGTGCACTTTACATCGAACATCATCAAGATTTGGATGAGGAATAA
- the cydP gene encoding cytochrome oxidase putative small subunit CydP, with the protein MSLKSLDLNRRLVREIAVILIIKIVLLMTIKHIWFDAPTIPKDFDNQVAERIAGSPSQIKETR; encoded by the coding sequence ATGAGCTTAAAATCCCTCGATTTAAATCGTCGTCTTGTTAGAGAAATAGCAGTCATTTTAATAATTAAGATTGTTCTTTTAATGACAATCAAACACATCTGGTTTGATGCGCCGACGATTCCCAAAGATTTTGATAACCAAGTTGCTGAGCGTATTGCCGGCAGTCCTTCCCAAATCAAGGAGACACGTTGA
- a CDS encoding cytochrome ubiquinol oxidase subunit I, whose protein sequence is MISESVVDLSRFQFAMTAMYHFIFVPLTLGMAFLLAIMETTYVISGKEIYKDMTKFWGKLFGINFALGVTTGLTMEFQFGTNWAYYSHYVGDIFGAPLAIEGLMAFFLESTFIGLFFFGWDRLSKVQHLGVTWLVALGSNMSALWILVANGWMQNPVGAEFNYETMRMELVDFGALIFNPVAQVKFVHTVSAGYVTGAIFVLAISSYYMLKKRDLPFARRSFAIAAIFGLASTLSVILLGDESGYELGDVQKTKLAAIESEWETHPAPAPFTVFGIPNQEEQRTDYAIKIPYAMGLIATRSTDKEVTGLKDLMVQHEIRIRNGMVAYSELEKLRAGDRSPELMSSFKENQKDLGYGLLLKKYTENVTDASEEHIKAATKDTIPHVASLFWSFRAMVASGFLMLLLFILATYAVAKRNAESKPWLLKFALFALPLPWIAAQTGWYVAEGGRQPWTIGEVLPTHLSASSLSTGDVWGSIIALAAFYTVLLIIEMYLMIKFSRLGPSSLHTGKYHFEKLEAAQNAQNSQVEGAQS, encoded by the coding sequence ATGATTTCTGAAAGCGTGGTCGATCTTTCGCGGTTCCAATTTGCAATGACCGCGATGTATCACTTTATATTTGTACCTCTTACTCTCGGTATGGCTTTTCTTCTTGCCATTATGGAAACCACTTATGTGATTTCTGGTAAAGAAATTTATAAAGACATGACCAAGTTCTGGGGCAAGTTGTTTGGTATTAACTTTGCCTTAGGTGTAACCACTGGTTTAACCATGGAATTCCAGTTTGGTACAAACTGGGCGTACTACTCTCACTATGTTGGTGATATTTTCGGTGCGCCACTTGCCATTGAAGGATTAATGGCTTTCTTCCTTGAATCTACTTTTATTGGTTTATTCTTCTTTGGCTGGGATCGCCTTTCTAAAGTTCAACACTTAGGTGTCACTTGGCTCGTAGCACTTGGCTCGAACATGTCCGCTTTGTGGATTTTGGTTGCCAATGGTTGGATGCAAAACCCTGTCGGTGCTGAGTTCAACTATGAAACGATGCGTATGGAGTTGGTTGACTTCGGTGCCTTGATTTTCAACCCAGTTGCTCAGGTTAAATTCGTACACACTGTTTCTGCAGGTTATGTCACTGGTGCAATCTTCGTATTGGCTATTTCTAGTTACTACATGCTGAAAAAACGTGACTTACCATTTGCACGTCGTTCATTCGCAATTGCTGCAATCTTCGGTTTAGCCTCTACATTATCTGTAATCTTGCTTGGTGATGAATCAGGTTATGAACTTGGTGATGTGCAAAAAACTAAATTGGCTGCAATCGAATCAGAGTGGGAAACTCACCCTGCGCCTGCGCCATTCACAGTATTTGGTATTCCAAACCAAGAAGAACAGCGTACTGATTATGCAATCAAAATCCCGTATGCAATGGGTCTGATTGCAACACGTTCAACAGATAAAGAAGTGACTGGTCTTAAAGATTTGATGGTTCAACATGAAATCCGTATCCGTAATGGTATGGTGGCTTATAGTGAACTTGAAAAATTACGTGCTGGTGATCGCTCTCCTGAACTTATGTCTTCTTTCAAAGAAAACCAAAAAGATTTAGGTTATGGCTTACTTCTTAAAAAATATACTGAAAATGTCACTGATGCGTCTGAAGAACACATCAAAGCAGCAACTAAAGACACGATTCCTCATGTAGCGAGTCTATTCTGGTCATTCCGTGCGATGGTTGCTTCTGGCTTCTTGATGTTACTTCTCTTCATCCTTGCAACTTATGCAGTAGCTAAACGTAATGCAGAATCAAAACCTTGGTTATTGAAGTTTGCACTATTCGCTTTACCGCTTCCGTGGATTGCTGCGCAAACAGGTTGGTATGTGGCTGAAGGTGGTCGTCAACCTTGGACGATCGGTGAAGTATTACCAACTCACCTATCTGCTTCTAGCTTAAGCACTGGTGATGTATGGGGTTCTATCATTGCATTGGCGGCGTTCTATACAGTGTTGTTAATTATCGAAATGTACTTAATGATCAAATTCTCACGTCTTGGTCCAAGTTCTTTACATACTGGTAAATATCACTTCGAGAAACTTGAAGCAGCTCAAAATGCACAAAATTCTCAAGTTGAAGGAGCTCAATCATGA
- a CDS encoding OB-fold-containig protein, which yields MLNFFLEADLMPFHFSVLALILLSMAETFGNYIGLRPSSFLKRISPEWLINSHLLQVKFSKVLIFVFLLLNFSFAGYFLQLTIFASKQMFAPWYYVVLPAFIIGIFFTVFMIHCLDQVIKPKITENKVNLLGRLATVSSGNARPGFSAQARVRDEFGQLHYVQVEPEFGELEFQSQIILIRFRKSHYIAKKISICNDLFSADQF from the coding sequence ATGCTGAATTTTTTCTTGGAAGCTGATTTGATGCCATTTCATTTCAGTGTACTGGCATTGATTTTGCTCAGCATGGCAGAAACTTTTGGCAACTACATTGGTTTACGACCAAGCTCATTTTTAAAACGAATCTCCCCAGAATGGTTGATCAACTCCCATCTATTACAAGTAAAATTTTCCAAAGTCCTCATCTTTGTTTTTCTATTGCTTAATTTTAGTTTTGCAGGTTATTTTTTACAGCTGACTATCTTTGCGAGCAAACAAATGTTTGCCCCCTGGTACTATGTCGTCCTCCCCGCTTTTATTATTGGCATCTTTTTTACTGTGTTTATGATCCATTGTTTGGATCAAGTCATCAAACCCAAAATCACTGAAAATAAAGTTAATTTACTTGGACGTTTAGCAACCGTTTCTAGTGGTAACGCACGCCCTGGATTTTCTGCTCAAGCGCGTGTCCGTGATGAGTTTGGACAATTACACTATGTTCAGGTTGAACCTGAGTTTGGCGAACTAGAATTCCAATCTCAAATTATTTTAATTCGATTTCGAAAATCACACTATATCGCAAAAAAAATCTCGATTTGCAATGATTTATTTAGTGCTGATCAATTCTAA
- a CDS encoding nucleotide triphosphate diphosphatase NUDT15 codes for MSELKISTPIVGVGVMVIDCENRVLLGHRIKTGETPSWCFAGGKIEAHESLEESASRELFEETNLKIDPSQLKPFVVMLNHKNPRVNMTTGLFVQFTSADIKKHLKVTEPHIFESWKWFGLDELPVNLFAETEVMLQFWKKQNINSNFSVYPITL; via the coding sequence ATGTCTGAATTGAAAATATCTACGCCAATTGTGGGCGTAGGTGTGATGGTGATTGATTGTGAAAATCGCGTGCTACTCGGTCATCGTATTAAAACAGGTGAAACGCCATCATGGTGTTTCGCAGGTGGGAAAATTGAAGCACATGAAAGTTTAGAGGAATCAGCTTCAAGAGAGTTATTTGAAGAAACCAATTTAAAGATCGATCCGTCACAGTTAAAGCCATTTGTTGTGATGTTAAATCATAAGAACCCTCGAGTGAATATGACAACGGGGCTGTTTGTTCAATTCACTTCGGCTGATATTAAAAAGCATTTAAAAGTCACAGAACCGCATATTTTTGAATCTTGGAAGTGGTTTGGTTTAGATGAGCTGCCAGTGAATTTATTTGCTGAAACGGAAGTCATGCTTCAGTTTTGGAAGAAGCAAAATATAAATTCTAATTTTTCAGTTTATCCAATTACCTTGTAA
- a CDS encoding cyd operon YbgE family protein — MTEIAMTTEEKKPYKFAMAISFLMALPLAGVLLLHPGAMLDANGHYNHSALMMVMIGISGGFIHGVGFLPKFWVWKWLFSPYVAWPLMLWGYYTWFLT, encoded by the coding sequence ATGACAGAAATCGCAATGACAACAGAAGAAAAGAAGCCTTATAAATTTGCAATGGCCATTTCGTTTTTGATGGCATTGCCACTTGCAGGTGTATTATTGCTTCACCCTGGTGCTATGCTCGATGCCAATGGTCACTATAATCATAGTGCCCTAATGATGGTTATGATCGGCATTTCAGGTGGTTTTATACACGGTGTAGGATTTCTGCCAAAGTTTTGGGTTTGGAAATGGTTGTTTAGCCCTTATGTGGCATGGCCACTCATGTTGTGGGGCTACTACACATGGTTCTTGACCTGA
- a CDS encoding adenosine kinase: protein MATVDLFAIGNALIDQEFKVSDDFLAEQNLQKGTMQLTDGETQVKLYNNLQASQNYKGQASGGSAANTAVAFGALGASAFYACRVGNDELGKIYLDGLNEAGIQTSAKSISDGVTGTCMVLVSEDSERTMHTYLGITAELSDMQMDFEPLKTAKWLYIEGYLSTSDSARLAVKQARQIAREHNVKIALTLSDPAMVQYARQGLNELLDDGVDLIFCNEQEAMMYTETDSVEAALEKLKQLSNEVVITLSEKGALVSNQNNHFHVQGRKVAAVDANGAGDAFAGAFLYALNNGENLQTAAQLAILISSEVVSQFGPRLDVADYANLLETFKKECA from the coding sequence ATGGCGACAGTTGACCTTTTTGCAATTGGTAATGCACTAATTGACCAAGAATTTAAAGTATCAGATGACTTTTTAGCTGAACAAAATTTGCAAAAAGGCACTATGCAACTGACTGATGGTGAAACACAAGTAAAACTTTATAACAACTTACAAGCAAGCCAAAATTATAAAGGCCAGGCTTCTGGTGGTTCGGCTGCCAATACGGCAGTTGCATTTGGTGCACTCGGTGCTTCAGCTTTCTATGCATGTCGTGTAGGTAATGATGAATTAGGTAAAATCTATCTGGACGGTTTAAATGAAGCTGGCATTCAAACCTCTGCAAAATCAATCAGTGATGGTGTAACCGGTACCTGTATGGTTCTTGTCAGTGAAGACTCAGAACGCACCATGCATACCTATCTCGGTATTACAGCTGAGTTGTCTGATATGCAAATGGATTTTGAACCACTTAAAACTGCAAAATGGCTGTATATCGAAGGTTATTTGTCTACAAGTGATTCAGCACGTTTAGCAGTAAAACAAGCACGTCAAATCGCGCGTGAACACAATGTTAAAATCGCATTAACTTTATCTGATCCTGCCATGGTGCAATATGCACGTCAGGGTTTAAATGAATTACTGGATGATGGCGTAGATCTCATCTTCTGTAATGAACAAGAAGCCATGATGTATACAGAAACTGATTCTGTAGAAGCTGCATTGGAAAAATTAAAACAACTGAGCAATGAAGTTGTCATTACCCTGAGTGAAAAAGGTGCTTTAGTTTCTAATCAAAACAACCATTTCCACGTTCAAGGTCGCAAAGTCGCTGCTGTCGATGCCAACGGTGCGGGCGATGCTTTTGCAGGTGCTTTCTTGTATGCCTTGAATAATGGTGAAAATTTACAAACTGCTGCCCAACTTGCTATTCTTATTTCAAGTGAAGTCGTTTCTCAATTTGGTCCTCGTTTAGATGTCGCCGATTATGCCAATCTACTCGAAACTTTCAAAAAGGAATGTGCATAA
- a CDS encoding GNAT family N-acetyltransferase, with protein MNQKLEFRIAQIFDIPKLVELVNSAYRHKDGNSWTSEADIVSGDRINYQQLEQSLFQKNFKLFVAELDGKLVACIGLTFNQDNVEVGTFCIAPEYQNQGIGKQVLDFAEKYVVDLKLPNLNDFVMWVLSVRHELIAYYERRGYVQSGVIDEYPMDAGVGKPIVDLHLVEMRKDLNHIF; from the coding sequence ATGAATCAAAAACTTGAATTTAGAATCGCGCAAATATTTGATATTCCGAAACTCGTCGAATTGGTTAATTCAGCATATCGACACAAAGATGGCAATAGTTGGACGAGTGAAGCAGATATTGTTTCTGGTGATCGAATTAATTATCAGCAATTGGAACAGTCTTTATTTCAGAAAAATTTTAAGTTATTTGTAGCTGAGTTAGATGGGAAGTTGGTGGCATGTATTGGACTGACTTTTAATCAGGATAATGTTGAAGTGGGGACTTTTTGTATTGCACCTGAATATCAAAATCAGGGAATAGGGAAGCAAGTACTAGATTTTGCTGAAAAATATGTTGTTGATTTAAAATTGCCAAATTTAAATGATTTTGTCATGTGGGTGTTGAGTGTACGGCATGAACTGATTGCGTATTATGAGCGCCGTGGTTATGTACAATCAGGTGTCATTGATGAATATCCGATGGATGCAGGTGTAGGGAAACCTATAGTGGATTTGCATTTGGTGGAGATGAGGAAGGATTTAAATCATATATTCTGA
- a CDS encoding COG4705 family protein, producing the protein MKQNDLNELMSKVPQVTLLFWITKIFATTFGETAGDAVSMSLNLGYLLSTFIFAFVFIAFVFFQIRAKSYHSYLYWFTIIASTTVGTTLADFVDRSLGIGYLGGSTLLLSLVLLSLYSWYKVEGSISPHIQQPRAELFYWITITFSQTLGTALGDWSSDTAGLGYTGGIMLYVVLLLIVIGLYLFTKTSRVILFWTAFVLTRPLGAVVGDFLDKPIDHGGLALSRFAASAVLMVAILLCIFIANRMNGQKRLESKMS; encoded by the coding sequence ATGAAGCAAAATGATTTAAATGAATTGATGTCTAAAGTACCTCAAGTAACTTTGTTGTTTTGGATCACTAAAATATTTGCCACGACATTTGGCGAAACAGCAGGTGATGCTGTATCAATGTCACTGAATTTGGGCTACCTACTCAGTACTTTTATTTTTGCCTTTGTATTTATTGCTTTTGTCTTTTTTCAGATTCGTGCCAAAAGCTATCATTCGTATTTGTATTGGTTCACGATTATTGCCAGTACCACAGTGGGGACAACACTGGCTGATTTTGTAGATCGTTCTTTGGGCATAGGTTATCTAGGAGGCAGTACTTTATTACTGAGTCTTGTACTCTTATCGCTTTATAGTTGGTATAAAGTTGAGGGTTCTATTTCTCCACATATACAGCAACCTCGTGCAGAGCTCTTTTATTGGATCACCATTACATTCTCACAAACACTCGGTACAGCATTGGGAGATTGGTCATCGGATACAGCAGGGTTGGGCTATACGGGTGGAATAATGCTGTATGTGGTGCTGTTGTTGATCGTAATTGGACTGTATTTATTTACTAAAACATCAAGAGTAATACTGTTTTGGACGGCTTTTGTATTGACACGACCTTTGGGTGCGGTGGTGGGCGATTTCTTGGACAAACCGATTGATCATGGTGGTTTAGCATTGAGTCGATTTGCTGCTTCAGCCGTTTTGATGGTCGCGATTTTGCTCTGTATTTTTATTGCCAATCGAATGAATGGGCAAAAACGTTTAGAAAGTAAGATGAGTTAA
- the cydB gene encoding cytochrome d ubiquinol oxidase subunit II: MIEYELLKIIWWVLVGVLLIGFALTDGFDMGSMAIMPFVGKTDDERRAAINTIAPHWDGNQVWFITAGGALFAAWPMVYATAFSGMYWALLLVLFALFLRPVGFDYRSKLENTKWRNSWDWGLCVGGAVPALVFGVAFGNMFLGVPFTLDETVRSHYTGSFFALLNPFALVCGIVSLSMLCAHGGAWLMLRTDGDLRARSAKATQIMGIVFLVCFLGAGAWLYFGGIEGYTLVQPFDTNAAANPLAKEVLTTGNHGWMNNYSAYPITMLAPIVAILGALIVIAGAGKAKAGIAFTGTTLMVTGAILTAGFALFPFLMPSSLNPVASLTMWDAVSSQKTLSVMTVAACIFVPLILCYTTWCYYKMWGVITNKHVQDNSHSLY, from the coding sequence ATGATCGAATATGAACTGCTCAAAATTATCTGGTGGGTTCTCGTTGGTGTCTTATTGATCGGCTTTGCCCTCACAGATGGCTTCGATATGGGCTCTATGGCGATCATGCCATTTGTAGGTAAAACAGATGACGAACGTCGTGCGGCAATCAATACGATTGCCCCACACTGGGACGGCAACCAAGTTTGGTTCATTACAGCAGGTGGTGCGTTATTTGCTGCTTGGCCAATGGTGTATGCAACAGCATTCTCAGGGATGTACTGGGCGCTGTTACTGGTCTTGTTTGCCCTGTTCCTCAGACCTGTAGGCTTTGACTACCGTTCTAAACTTGAGAATACCAAATGGCGTAATTCTTGGGATTGGGGTCTATGTGTAGGTGGTGCTGTTCCTGCACTGGTATTTGGTGTTGCATTCGGTAATATGTTCCTTGGCGTACCATTTACTTTAGATGAGACTGTACGTTCACATTACACTGGTAGCTTCTTTGCCCTATTGAATCCATTTGCTTTAGTCTGCGGTATCGTAAGCTTGTCTATGCTTTGCGCACACGGCGGTGCATGGTTAATGTTACGTACTGATGGTGACTTGCGTGCTCGCTCTGCAAAAGCTACACAAATCATGGGTATCGTATTCCTTGTATGCTTCCTCGGTGCTGGTGCATGGTTATACTTCGGCGGTATTGAAGGTTATACATTGGTACAACCGTTTGATACCAATGCTGCTGCGAATCCATTGGCAAAAGAAGTGTTAACTACGGGTAACCATGGTTGGATGAATAACTATTCTGCTTATCCAATTACTATGCTTGCTCCAATTGTTGCTATTCTTGGTGCGTTGATCGTGATTGCTGGTGCAGGTAAAGCAAAAGCTGGTATTGCATTTACAGGAACTACATTGATGGTGACTGGTGCGATTCTGACTGCAGGTTTTGCACTGTTCCCATTCCTTATGCCTTCAAGCCTCAACCCTGTTGCGAGCTTGACTATGTGGGATGCTGTATCTAGTCAAAAAACACTTTCTGTAATGACTGTTGCTGCGTGCATCTTCGTTCCACTGATCTTGTGCTACACCACTTGGTGTTACTACAAAATGTGGGGCGTTATCACTAATAAACACGTACAAGACAACTCACACAGCCTATACTAA